From the genome of bacterium:
CGGCGGCTACGCCTTCGCGCTGGGCGCGGCCGCCCTCGCGTACCTGGTGGTCGCGGCGCTGTGCGTGTTCGCGCTGCGCCGCGGCAGCCCGCGCACGACGGGCTGAAGTGCTGAGCCGGCGGCGTCGCACCATCGGCTCGGAACGTTCACCGGAGCACGGATGAAAGGAGAGGGTGCGATGAACGGTGCATCGACGACGCAGCAGGCGCGGTTCGCAGGGAAGGTCGCTCTCGTCACCGGCGCGGGCTCGGGCATCGGGCGGGAGATCGCCCGCGCGTTCGCGCGGGAGGGCGCAGCGGTCGTCCTCGCCGGGCGCAGGGCCGAAGCGCTTCGCGAGACGGCGGCGCTGATCGAGGCGGACGGCGGCACCGCGCTGGCGGTCGAGACGGACGTGAGCGTTCCGGACGATGTCGCCCGCCTCCTCCGAACCACCGTGGAACGCTTCGACCGCCTGGACATCGCCATCAACAACGCGGGCGTCCTGGGCGCGCCGGGTCCGGTCGCGGACCTGGGCGAGGAGGGCTGGGCGGCGGTGCTGGCGACGAACCTGACCGGCGTGTGGCTGTGCATGAAGCACGAGATCGCGTGGATGCGCGAGCACGGTGGCGGCGTGATCGTCAACATCGCGTCCAACGTGGGCGCGCACCTGCGCGTGCCCGGCCTGGCGGCCTATGCGGCGAGCAAGGCGGGCGTGAGCGCGCTGACCCGTGCCGCCGCGCGGGAGTACATCACCGCGGGCATCCGCATCAACGCCGTCAGCCCCGGGCTCGTGGACACGACGATGTCCTTGCTGCCGGGCGAGACCGAGAGCGAGCGCGCAGCCCGCGTCGCGCCGCTGATCCCCATCGGCCGCGTGGCGTCGACCGCCGAGATCGCGAACGCGGTCCTCTGGCTCGCCTCGCCGGCGTCCGGCTTCGTCGTCGGCCACGACCTCGTGATCGAC
Proteins encoded in this window:
- a CDS encoding short-chain dehydrogenase, producing the protein MNGASTTQQARFAGKVALVTGAGSGIGREIARAFAREGAAVVLAGRRAEALRETAALIEADGGTALAVETDVSVPDDVARLLRTTVERFDRLDIAINNAGVLGAPGPVADLGEEGWAAVLATNLTGVWLCMKHEIAWMREHGGGVIVNIASNVGAHLRVPGLAAYAASKAGVSALTRAAAREYITAGIRINAVSPGLVDTTMSLLPGETESERAARVAPLIPIGRVASTAEIANAVLWLASPASGFVVGHDLVIDGGAAA